One genomic segment of Paenibacillus durus includes these proteins:
- the efp gene encoding elongation factor P: MISVNDFKTGLTVEVDGDIFTVLDFQHVKPGKGAAFVRSKLKNLRNGNTVERTFRAGETIGRAIIENRAVQYLYASASEHVFMDNQTYDQFTLEADQLEWELNFLKENMTVNIVSYQGELLGINLPTSVELKVVETEPGVKGNTAQGATKAAKLETGHTVQVPLFINEDDVLLIDTREGKYISRA, from the coding sequence GTGATTTCCGTAAACGATTTTAAAACAGGCCTGACCGTTGAGGTGGACGGCGACATTTTTACTGTGTTGGACTTCCAGCATGTTAAACCGGGCAAGGGCGCGGCGTTCGTCCGTTCCAAGCTGAAGAACCTGCGCAACGGCAACACCGTTGAACGTACTTTCCGTGCGGGCGAGACAATCGGCCGCGCCATCATCGAGAACCGCGCCGTGCAATATCTGTATGCGAGCGCTTCCGAGCATGTGTTCATGGACAACCAAACCTATGATCAATTCACCCTTGAAGCTGACCAGCTCGAATGGGAACTGAACTTCCTTAAAGAGAACATGACGGTTAACATCGTCAGCTACCAGGGCGAGCTTCTCGGCATCAATCTGCCGACCAGCGTTGAGCTCAAAGTTGTGGAAACCGAGCCGGGCGTAAAAGGCAATACAGCCCAAGGCGCGACGAAGGCGGCCAAACTTGAGACCGGACATACCGTTCAGGTGCCGCTCTTCATTAACGAGGATGACGTTCTCCTGATCGATACACGCGAAGGCAAGTATATTTCCCGCGCGTAA
- a CDS encoding YqhR family membrane protein: MGNAASQQRQKTNPLFFAIETGFFAGLIWGGLHWIFYVLHFTKVIPGFLGEPIFKHKFLVTVAGQLAGYLLFIGFSVLCSILYVLVFRKIKGPWAGMIYGIVWWSVLILACSWLFLMQPPFRLPWDSLISEFCLFLLWGLFIGYTAATEYTDERKRDSSTGMA, translated from the coding sequence ATGGGCAATGCGGCGAGTCAGCAGCGGCAGAAGACGAATCCGTTGTTTTTTGCGATTGAAACGGGTTTTTTTGCGGGCCTCATCTGGGGCGGATTGCATTGGATATTCTATGTGCTTCACTTTACAAAGGTAATCCCGGGCTTTCTGGGCGAGCCGATCTTTAAGCATAAATTTCTGGTGACGGTCGCTGGGCAACTGGCGGGGTATCTTCTGTTCATCGGCTTCTCGGTTCTTTGTTCCATCTTGTATGTTCTGGTTTTCCGTAAAATTAAAGGGCCTTGGGCAGGAATGATCTATGGAATTGTGTGGTGGTCGGTGCTTATTCTGGCCTGCTCCTGGCTCTTCCTGATGCAGCCGCCTTTTCGGCTTCCCTGGGATTCGTTAATCAGTGAATTTTGCCTGTTCCTGCTATGGGGACTGTTCATTGGCTATACGGCCGCGACCGAATACACGGATGAGCGCAAGAGGGACAGCAGTACGGGAATGGCCTGA
- a CDS encoding aspartate kinase — MSLYVMKFGGSSVGDTERMKRVAKRIADKQDEGHRCVVVVSAMGDTTDDLIDQAKLLSSQQPAREMDMLMTTGEQISIALLSIALAGIGREAVSYTGWQAGFRTDETHGRARINEIVPGRVLEALEKDKIVIVAGFQGMTTDGEITTLGRGGSDTTAVALAAAIKADVCEIYTDVDGVYSTDPRIVKNARKLKEISYDEMLELANLGAAVLHPRAVEYAKRYQVKLVVRSSFNYNEGTVVKEEASMEQGVAVSGIAYDKNVARISISGVADVPGVLAQVFGKLAAEGINVDIIVQSGVQNGEADFSFTVSLGEMEKAKDVIRQIRQELPYRQVTSEDNLVKISIVGAGMVSHPGVAAQMFDVISSLGISIKMVSTSEIKVSCVVESGKLQEIIQALHTAYGLDTDQQVFVGGPQDRR, encoded by the coding sequence TTGTCACTTTATGTCATGAAATTCGGAGGCAGCTCCGTAGGCGACACCGAGCGTATGAAGCGGGTTGCCAAACGCATCGCAGACAAGCAGGATGAGGGCCATCGCTGTGTCGTGGTCGTCTCCGCCATGGGGGACACGACCGACGATCTGATCGATCAGGCCAAGCTGCTTAGCAGCCAGCAGCCTGCGCGCGAGATGGACATGCTGATGACGACAGGGGAGCAGATCTCCATTGCGCTGCTGTCCATCGCTCTAGCCGGCATTGGACGGGAGGCCGTTTCCTATACGGGCTGGCAGGCCGGCTTCCGCACGGATGAGACGCACGGACGGGCTCGGATTAACGAGATTGTACCCGGTCGTGTGCTGGAAGCGCTGGAGAAAGACAAGATTGTTATCGTTGCCGGCTTTCAAGGGATGACGACTGACGGCGAAATTACGACGCTCGGACGCGGCGGCTCCGATACGACGGCGGTTGCGCTGGCTGCGGCGATCAAGGCGGACGTGTGCGAGATCTATACCGACGTTGATGGTGTATATTCCACCGACCCGCGCATCGTGAAGAACGCGCGCAAGCTTAAAGAAATCTCATATGACGAAATGCTGGAGCTCGCCAATCTGGGCGCTGCCGTGCTGCATCCGCGCGCGGTGGAATACGCAAAGCGGTACCAGGTGAAGCTGGTTGTGCGGTCGAGCTTTAATTATAATGAAGGCACTGTGGTGAAGGAGGAAGCAAGCATGGAGCAGGGAGTGGCGGTAAGCGGCATCGCTTACGACAAAAATGTGGCTCGGATCAGTATTTCGGGAGTGGCCGATGTTCCCGGCGTACTGGCTCAGGTGTTCGGAAAGCTGGCCGCTGAAGGCATCAACGTCGACATCATCGTGCAGAGCGGCGTACAGAACGGGGAAGCGGATTTCTCCTTCACCGTTTCGCTGGGCGAAATGGAAAAGGCCAAGGATGTTATCCGGCAAATCAGACAAGAATTGCCATACCGCCAAGTAACATCGGAAGATAATCTGGTCAAGATCTCCATCGTCGGCGCGGGCATGGTCAGCCATCCCGGTGTCGCGGCGCAGATGTTCGATGTGATTTCAAGTCTTGGAATCAGCATCAAGATGGTCAGCACCTCCGAGATCAAGGTATCTTGCGTTGTGGAGTCCGGCAAGCTTCAAGAGATTATCCAGGCGCTGCATACGGCGTACGGTCTGGATACCGACCAGCAGGTGTTTGTGGGCGGTCCGCAGGATCGCCGGTAG
- a CDS encoding YqhV family protein produces MDKYVSWMAILRMLSGSVEITAALIMLRLNQVDKALAVNSGLALVGPTVLILTTAIGLTGMAQDLSPSKLAWVGIGVACLLIGILKK; encoded by the coding sequence GTGGACAAGTATGTAAGCTGGATGGCTATTCTGCGGATGCTGTCGGGCAGCGTGGAAATCACTGCTGCGCTAATTATGCTGCGATTGAACCAGGTGGATAAGGCGCTTGCGGTTAATTCGGGGCTCGCGCTGGTCGGTCCGACCGTGCTGATTCTGACGACGGCCATCGGACTAACGGGCATGGCGCAGGATCTCTCTCCCAGCAAGCTGGCCTGGGTGGGTATAGGCGTGGCGTGTCTCTTAATCGGCATTTTGAAAAAATGA
- a CDS encoding DUF1385 domain-containing protein, whose amino-acid sequence MFGGKHVNVTAVRRKNQEITFLEVPRSEKSWVVKLRKIPLLRGLVSIIDASAKGSKHLNYSAEAYAEDETETEEIAKQNKKKEKEEGWSLGMMLGVAVMGILSFIVGKIIFTLVPVFVEHYLFGNAFKNYVLHNLIEGAIKLVLLLVYLWAISQTPVVKRLFQYHGAEHKVISAFEAGDELTVENVQKHSRLHYRCGSSFMMLTIVLGVIIYSVVPWDTLVERIVQRLILLPLVIGVSFEVLKGTNAVRELPVLRFLGYPGLWLQLLTTKEPKDDQVEVSIASFNRMRELDAAIEAKGYQQSSVTGGILDPAKG is encoded by the coding sequence ATGTTCGGCGGCAAGCATGTCAATGTGACAGCCGTGCGGCGGAAGAATCAGGAAATTACTTTTTTGGAGGTGCCGAGAAGCGAGAAGAGCTGGGTTGTCAAACTGCGCAAGATCCCGCTGCTCCGCGGCCTTGTCAGTATTATAGATGCCAGCGCCAAAGGCTCCAAGCATTTGAATTATTCCGCGGAGGCTTATGCGGAAGACGAGACGGAGACGGAGGAAATCGCCAAGCAGAATAAGAAGAAGGAGAAAGAAGAGGGCTGGAGTCTTGGTATGATGCTGGGCGTAGCCGTCATGGGTATTTTATCCTTCATTGTCGGCAAAATTATTTTCACCCTTGTTCCCGTGTTCGTAGAACATTATTTGTTCGGCAATGCATTCAAGAACTACGTTCTGCACAACCTCATTGAAGGGGCCATTAAGCTGGTCCTGCTGCTTGTCTATCTGTGGGCTATCTCCCAGACCCCTGTTGTCAAAAGATTGTTCCAGTATCACGGCGCAGAGCATAAGGTCATCAGCGCGTTCGAAGCCGGCGACGAATTGACGGTAGAGAACGTACAGAAGCACAGCCGCCTGCATTACCGCTGCGGCAGCAGCTTCATGATGCTGACGATAGTGCTGGGTGTCATCATTTATTCCGTTGTGCCTTGGGATACCCTTGTAGAGAGGATCGTGCAGCGGCTTATCCTGCTTCCACTCGTTATCGGTGTATCCTTCGAAGTGCTGAAGGGCACCAACGCCGTACGTGAACTTCCGGTGCTGCGCTTTCTCGGCTATCCCGGACTATGGCTGCAGCTGCTTACAACGAAAGAACCAAAGGACGATCAGGTGGAAGTATCGATTGCCTCCTTCAACCGCATGCGCGAATTGGATGCGGCAATCGAAGCAAAAGGATATCAA
- a CDS encoding M24 family metallopeptidase: MGNNRVSKLRKVVQDRGLDAMLITSSINRRYLSGFTGSSGYVLITGDESYLLTDFRYMTQASEQAKGLKVVQHGPKFIDTVRELLPKSGQVRLGFEQDDVSYGAYTSYVEALKPAELVPVSQAVEKLRMFKDEDELAVMRRAADLADDTFRHILNVIKPGMTERDVDLEMEFYMRSHGATASSFDTIVASGERSSMPHGVASQKVIQNNEFVTFDFGALLDGYCSDITRTIALGSPDPKLKEIYDIVLEAQLYALEHIKPGMTGKECDALSRDIITRYGYGEQFGHSLGHGLGMEVHEWPRLSKLSDDVLQPGMVVTVEPGIYVPGLGGVRIEDDVVVTETGVERLTHSSKDYTVL, encoded by the coding sequence ATGGGCAACAACCGGGTCTCCAAACTGCGGAAGGTAGTACAGGATCGCGGTCTGGATGCGATGTTAATCACGAGCAGCATTAACCGCCGTTATTTGAGCGGATTTACCGGTTCATCCGGCTATGTGCTGATTACGGGCGACGAGAGCTATTTGCTGACCGACTTCCGCTACATGACCCAGGCTTCGGAACAGGCGAAGGGGCTTAAGGTCGTGCAGCATGGGCCGAAGTTTATCGATACGGTTCGCGAGCTGCTGCCGAAGAGCGGGCAGGTACGCCTTGGCTTCGAGCAGGACGACGTGTCCTACGGCGCATATACGTCATACGTGGAAGCGCTGAAGCCGGCCGAACTCGTTCCGGTATCTCAAGCGGTAGAGAAGCTTCGCATGTTCAAGGATGAAGATGAGCTTGCCGTGATGAGAAGAGCGGCGGATCTTGCGGACGATACGTTCCGGCACATTCTGAATGTGATCAAGCCGGGCATGACCGAGCGGGACGTCGATCTGGAAATGGAATTCTACATGCGGAGCCACGGGGCGACCGCCTCGTCCTTCGATACGATCGTAGCTTCCGGAGAACGCTCCTCCATGCCGCATGGCGTTGCGAGTCAGAAGGTCATTCAGAATAATGAATTCGTGACGTTTGACTTTGGCGCGCTGCTGGACGGCTACTGCTCCGACATCACGCGGACGATCGCGCTGGGCAGCCCTGACCCTAAACTTAAAGAGATTTACGACATCGTGCTGGAGGCTCAGCTGTACGCGCTGGAGCATATTAAGCCGGGCATGACCGGCAAGGAATGCGACGCTCTGTCACGGGATATCATCACCCGCTATGGTTACGGAGAGCAGTTCGGGCATAGTCTTGGCCACGGCCTTGGCATGGAAGTTCATGAGTGGCCGCGGCTGTCGAAGCTCAGCGACGATGTGCTTCAGCCGGGTATGGTTGTCACCGTTGAGCCGGGCATTTATGTGCCGGGACTCGGAGGCGTTCGCATTGAGGATGATGTAGTCGTAACGGAGACCGGCGTCGAGAGATTGACTCATTCATCTAAGGATTACACCGTTCTCTAA
- the spoIIIAA gene encoding stage III sporulation protein AA has product MANDWLQLFPEKVKAALSRLPLTLLETVEEIRIREGRPLEINYAGKYHFVDAAGGLTLEPEEAYKPDREDSHRMLDLISNHSLYTMEEELRKGFITIPGGHRIGLAGRTVLSGGSVGHLRDIGGFNVRIAREIPGVADRLLPHLLDGSRQRVMHTLILSPPQHGKTTLLRDLARQISAGSKGGREGRRPGLKVGIVDERSEIAGSRRGIPAFDIGPRTDVLDGCPKAEGMMMMIRSLSPDVLIADEIGRPEDVEAVSEALHAGITVLAAAHGREVSELALRPGLGRLIELGMFERYVILRRSAGELSFRVLDGRKRSLPVYTGEVKGGERHA; this is encoded by the coding sequence ATGGCCAACGACTGGCTTCAATTATTTCCCGAAAAAGTGAAAGCCGCGCTTTCCCGGCTCCCGCTTACGTTGCTGGAGACGGTGGAAGAAATACGCATTAGGGAAGGTCGTCCGCTGGAAATCAATTATGCAGGTAAATACCATTTTGTAGACGCGGCCGGGGGGCTGACCCTGGAACCGGAGGAGGCATACAAACCGGACCGCGAAGACAGCCACCGGATGCTTGATCTGATCAGCAACCATTCACTGTATACGATGGAAGAAGAGCTTCGCAAGGGATTCATCACCATCCCGGGCGGACACCGGATCGGGCTCGCTGGGCGGACGGTTCTGAGCGGCGGCAGTGTAGGTCATCTCCGGGACATCGGCGGATTCAACGTCCGGATCGCAAGAGAGATTCCCGGAGTCGCCGACCGGCTTCTGCCGCATCTTCTGGACGGGAGCCGCCAGCGGGTCATGCACACGCTCATTCTGTCTCCGCCCCAGCATGGGAAGACAACGCTGCTCCGTGATCTAGCCCGGCAGATTTCCGCCGGGAGCAAGGGAGGAAGGGAAGGGCGCAGGCCGGGCCTTAAGGTAGGCATCGTGGACGAGCGTTCCGAGATTGCCGGAAGCCGAAGGGGGATTCCTGCCTTCGACATCGGCCCGCGCACGGATGTGCTGGACGGCTGTCCCAAAGCCGAGGGCATGATGATGATGATTCGCTCCCTCTCGCCGGATGTGCTGATTGCAGACGAAATCGGCCGGCCCGAGGATGTCGAGGCGGTGTCCGAGGCGCTGCACGCCGGAATTACCGTTCTGGCAGCCGCGCACGGCCGGGAAGTGTCCGAGCTGGCACTAAGACCCGGTCTGGGCAGGCTTATCGAGCTGGGGATGTTCGAAAGGTATGTCATCCTCCGCCGGTCGGCAGGAGAACTCTCCTTCCGCGTGCTGGACGGCCGCAAACGCTCGCTTCCGGTATACACCGGAGAAGTTAAAGGAGGCGAACGCCATGCTTAA
- a CDS encoding YitT family protein — translation MHTRHHAVVNTFESLAKTAREAAIVVLSALLVAAGLKLFLIPHQLLSGGVAGTASVIGYLTNPKYISLIYFGINLPILLWGFVAVGKKYICLSMLCVASTTWFLTIIPQVQVTKDPILASIFGGVIIAGGIGFSLRAGGSSGGFDILGSIITRKRDVPMGTVLFIMDGVIILTLGFMKSWDSALYAMLCTFVKSKVVDIIHIRHVKLTCFIVTKRKDEMVAELNRLPHGVTVVNAEGGYSHEGNTMLMTVTTRYELAELRKVVVTVDPTAFVNVLETVEILGRFKRLA, via the coding sequence ATGCACACGCGTCATCATGCAGTAGTCAACACTTTTGAAAGTCTTGCCAAAACGGCCAGAGAAGCAGCTATTGTCGTACTTTCCGCCCTCCTGGTCGCCGCCGGTCTCAAGCTGTTCCTCATCCCGCATCAGCTGCTCAGCGGAGGAGTGGCAGGAACGGCGTCCGTCATCGGATACTTGACCAATCCCAAGTATATTTCGCTCATCTATTTCGGCATCAATCTGCCGATTCTGCTCTGGGGCTTCGTTGCCGTGGGGAAAAAATACATCTGCCTCAGCATGCTCTGCGTCGCCAGCACGACCTGGTTTCTGACGATCATTCCCCAGGTGCAGGTGACCAAAGATCCAATTCTCGCCAGCATCTTCGGCGGGGTTATTATTGCGGGAGGCATCGGTTTCTCTTTACGTGCGGGCGGATCATCGGGAGGATTCGATATTCTGGGCTCCATCATCACGCGCAAGCGCGATGTGCCTATGGGAACAGTGCTGTTCATTATGGACGGGGTGATCATATTGACCCTTGGCTTTATGAAAAGCTGGGATTCCGCGCTGTACGCCATGCTGTGTACCTTTGTGAAGAGCAAGGTCGTTGACATCATTCATATCCGGCATGTCAAACTGACCTGCTTCATCGTTACAAAGCGGAAGGATGAGATGGTCGCGGAGTTGAACCGGCTTCCGCATGGCGTTACCGTCGTCAATGCGGAAGGGGGATACAGCCATGAAGGCAACACGATGCTGATGACGGTCACCACGCGGTACGAGCTTGCGGAGCTTCGCAAGGTGGTTGTTACAGTCGACCCAACCGCATTCGTCAATGTGCTGGAGACAGTGGAAATACTGGGGAGGTTCAAACGGCTGGCCTAA